The genome window CAAAATTATTTTCTTCCAGCTTTTCCTGAGCTTTTTCTGGTTCAGGAACTATTAATCGCAGAATACCAAATTCAGAGGTGTCTGCGATGGAAAGAGCCCTTATATTGATATTGTTCTGGGAAAGAATGTTTATGGCTTTTTTTAACCTACCTTCTTTATTCTCAAGAAATATAGAAATCTGTTTTAATTTCATTTAATCCCCTCTTTAATTTTAAATAAATATTTAGTCAAAATTTCGTTTATCTATAACTCGTACTGCTTTTCCTTCACTTCTTGGTAGGCTTTCTGGCTCTACTAGGCTGATATTAACTCTTAAACCAATTTCGCTGTGTATATAATACTCTATCATCTTTTTTACTTCTTCTATATGTTTCACTTCATCCGAAAATAGGGTGGGTGAGGCCTCTACCTGAACTTCTAATTCATCTAAGTGTTTTGGCCTAGTCACAATAATTTGATATTGGGGGTGTAAGCCTTCTATTTTGAGCAAAGCCTTTTCTATTTGTGATGGGAATACAATAACGCCCCTAATTTTTAGCATATCATCTGTACGGCCAGTAATTCTGTCCATTCTTACTTGAGTACGACCACAATCACATTTTTCTTTTTTTAGAGCAGTTATGTCCTTAGTTCTAAAACGAAGAATGGGCATACCGTCTCTGGTTAAGGTTGTTAAAACTAGTTCGCCTTTTTCTCCTTCATCAAGTGTTTCCTGCGTTTTAGGGTCTATTATTTCTGGGTAAAAATGATCTTCAAAAATATGCAGTCCATTTTTTGCTTCGCATTCCTGGGCCACCCCAGGGCCGATAATTTCGGTTAGCCCGTAAATATTCAAAGCACTAAGGCCTAAACGATCTTCTATAGCTTTTCTCATCTCTTCAGTCCACATCTCGGCCC of Methanobacteriaceae archaeon contains these proteins:
- a CDS encoding phenylacetate--CoA ligase, producing MIWNKEAECMSDEEKEDLQLKKLKEVVKRAYENVPYYRNRFDKLNIKPEDIQTLKDIEKLPFTTKTDLRDAYPFGMFAVPEEEIIEVHTSSGTTGKPTVSGYTQKDLEIWGEVMGRALTMAGASRKDKIQNCYGYGLFTGGLGVHYGTQTIGATVIPISAGNTQRQIEIMQDFQTSIITCTPSYALYLAEVLEKNGVDIKDLNLKAGVFGAEMWTEEMRKAIEDRLGLSALNIYGLTEIIGPGVAQECEAKNGLHIFEDHFYPEIIDPKTQETLDEGEKGELVLTTLTRDGMPILRFRTKDITALKKEKCDCGRTQVRMDRITGRTDDMLKIRGVIVFPSQIEKALLKIEGLHPQYQIIVTRPKHLDELEVQVEASPTLFSDEVKHIEEVKKMIEYYIHSEIGLRVNISLVEPESLPRSEGKAVRVIDKRNFD